The stretch of DNA AGCATAATCAAGAGTTCAAGACGTCTCCAAGATGCCAGTAAAGTTGAGATGATAGGATTGCAGACGATGACAACTTCTCTAATTGTTGCTGCACATGGGTTCCACATGTCATATAGTACTTTACACCAAAACATAATCAATGTAGGTCTTAGTTTACTGATTAAATCACAAGGGATATAGCTATTCAAACAGATCACAAACTGGATTGACATTTCAGAAGAATTAATGTTTGAATCCTGTTACTCAAATAAATAACTACTTTGTACAGCCAACTATTTCTAGCCATGTCAGCAAAAGGGGACCTCAAATAAATAACTAATTAGTATAGCTAACTATCCCTAGCCATGTCAGCAAAAGGGCACAAGCAGCAGGCGTGACAATGTGTTTAGAGTTTTCCTACTATGCACCAACAAAAGCCTTGGCACAACCAAAATATTGCAGAGCATGCTAAATATTGGAATTAGGCCAAGCGACCAAATCTTAGGGACACTACAAATTTATGGTAGGATAAAACTGGGCAAACAAGCCTCCCCAGTGCACATGCCCCCACACCCACTCCCTGACCGACTTGCAAGAAAATGCAACCATTTTCTGCATACCGACTTACTGAGCAACTAATTTCACAAACATGGTTATCATACTTAAAAATAGTTGTTTCAAAACTCACAAACCTGCAGGAACTTTCGTTTCTGGCACCAGTATCTTGGAACAGGGACGGTGTTCCTGTAGGACTTCAGATATACGAGCAACTTCGGATAGGGGCATTACCATCCGACCTAGCAAGGGAAGCAAACAACAAAGCACATGTGAGATGAAGAGCGCATTCATGCAAAGATACCATAGATAGATGTCCACATAGACGTCGCAACAGCATGGGACAGTTATAGGCATTGCACCTCAACAGCATCAGGCTTGTCGCACATCTGCTTCAGCTCTGCAATCTTCATCCTCCGCGGctgcttcttctgcagcttcattaTCAGCGGCATCTGACCCCTTCTTCGTGGCATTTGGGGTGCGCCTTCATTCTCCTTCTCCTCGCCCTACCAGCAACAAAATTTTGGTCCTTCAGGTCCCGATTCCAGTTCAACCAGAAAATATGATTGCTGCTACCAAGCACCAGACCCCGCCATAAACCCTACAGAAAGGAGGAGGAAGACTGGGATACCTCGGCGGGAGGAGAGGAGGACCCGGAAACCGCGGGAGGTGCGGCGGCGGGGGCTCCTTGAAGCCGAATTTCTCGAAGACGGCAGCGGAGGCGCCGAGGAGGGGGGGTCGCCGGCGTCGAGGCCGGGCTTCTCCGGCACGTACTCCGCCCCCATCTGCGGGAAACACAGGCGTTAGGCGCAGTCCGAGCAGACTATGGAGCGGCGGCACCGGAACTCACCTGGGGGGCAGGTCGGGGCCGGGGCTCTCCTTGGAGCCCTCGCCCGCCGCGGCATTGGCACCCGCGGCCCCGCTCTTCCCGGCCCttccgcggcagcggcggaggtgGCGGCCTCGCCCGGCGTCCCTCGGCTTGGGGCGCGCGGCATCAGCCGCCGCGGCGACGGTGACGGCGGTGGCTGTTTGCTGTCCGACGTCGGCAGAAGCAAGGCGACGAGAGCGAGAGGAGAGACGGGCTTTGCCAGTGGGCGCGACGAGTTGAGCTATGTGCCGCCCGCTGCACGAGTTGAGCCGGCCCGATAACCGCGCGCCATCTGACGTCATGTTCCTTttgttttctcttccttttttaCTAACATTTTCCCCCCTTTTTTGTTTTCTATTGCAAAATGTATATTTACAAATATTCTAAGTAGATATAttacaaaaatacttcacataaaatattgaaaaatgttaatcatctgTACAAAAATATTTGTGACGTTTTAAAAATGTGACATTGTTAAAAACATGTACATGACATTTACTTTCAAAATTGTATTTGTGACATTAAAAAAACTGTATGCAATATAAAAAATTGTGTTCAAATGTTACAAAATGTTTCATCCCATTAAAAAAATATACATGATATTTTAAGGAAAAATTCTACCGTGTCCAAAAAAGTTCATgacttttctaaaaaaatgtttatacaatgtaaaaaattcTCCCCGTAGGTTCAAAAAATTGTTTATGTCCCTTAAAAAAAGGTAGGTAACATTTGAAAGAAAGATACACATGTTTCCAAAAAATGTCAATGGAAATTTCAAAAAACTTTATACATTGTAAAAAAGTTTGATGTAAAACGTGTATTTGGGAAATGTTACAGTGTATTCAGAAAAGTGTTCAAAACATGGTTGTCAACTGTTTGGAAAATGTTTGAAGTGTATTAACAAAATGTTTCGCATGTGCGCTATAAATGTACATTGTTTAATGAGAAAAAGAAGACATGTGTTAAAAAACAAGAAGAAACCCAAATAATACGAATAAAACCATGGAAAAAAATTAAAAGTAAAGAAAAAACCATTGATAAAACACATGAAAGTAACGTATGACAAACGAAAAGAAAAAACCCGAAGAAAACcagtgaaaagaaaaaaaaaagaaaccaaAGCACATCGAGCGACCTACAGTGACACGCGAGCAACAGCGGCCCTGCTCTTCCTAGACGTTCCACAGCagtggtggaggtggtggtcgtgCGAGACGTCCCGCGGCTTGGGGCTCGCGGCATCAGTTGCAACAGCGACGGTGACGCTGGTGGC from Triticum dicoccoides isolate Atlit2015 ecotype Zavitan chromosome 6A, WEW_v2.0, whole genome shotgun sequence encodes:
- the LOC119316166 gene encoding uncharacterized protein LOC119316166, which produces MTSDGARLSGRLNSCSGRHIAQLVAPTGKARLSSRSRRLASADVGQQTATAVTVAAAADAARPKPRDAGRGRHLRRCRGRAGKSGAAGANAAAGEGSKESPGPDLPPRWGRSTCRRSPASTPATPPPRRLRCRLREIRLQGAPAAAPPAVSGSSSPPAEGEEKENEGAPQMPRRRGQMPLIMKLQKKQPRRMKIAELKQMCDKPDAVEVGW